In one Streptomyces sp. NBC_01288 genomic region, the following are encoded:
- a CDS encoding OmpA family protein — MVAANIVGAVAAHADDTPSPSVPPGTEASASAPVQVDPNDPDLKLPEGATLAASKVLDIKSVVEDQGGEERREDTNSDVTFALQAEVLFSKDSSKLSAEAKSRIDAIAEEIKKQNASTVRVFGFTDNLGSSAHGDILSKQRADAVQAVLDSDLNNPNITFEVRGYGEQYPIADNSTEAGRKKNRRVEVTFPRTES, encoded by the coding sequence ATGGTCGCTGCGAACATCGTCGGCGCGGTGGCGGCGCACGCCGACGACACCCCGAGTCCGAGCGTTCCACCGGGCACCGAGGCGTCGGCCAGTGCCCCGGTGCAGGTCGACCCGAACGACCCGGACCTGAAACTCCCCGAGGGCGCGACGCTCGCCGCCTCCAAGGTCCTGGACATCAAGTCGGTCGTGGAGGACCAGGGCGGTGAGGAACGCCGTGAGGACACCAACTCGGACGTGACCTTCGCCCTCCAGGCCGAGGTCCTCTTCAGCAAGGACAGTTCCAAGCTGAGCGCCGAGGCGAAGTCACGTATCGACGCGATCGCCGAGGAGATCAAGAAGCAGAACGCGTCCACGGTCCGCGTCTTCGGCTTCACGGACAACCTCGGCTCGTCCGCACACGGCGACATCCTCTCCAAGCAGCGCGCCGACGCCGTACAGGCAGTCCTGGACTCGGACTTGAACAACCCGAACATCACCTTCGAGGTACGCGGCTACGGCGAGCAGTACCCGATCGCCGACAACTCGACGGAGGCCGGCCGCAAGAAGAACCGCAGGGTCGAGGTGACGTTCCCGCGCACGGAGAGCTGA